The Chloroflexota bacterium genome contains a region encoding:
- a CDS encoding Uma2 family endonuclease, translating to MTPKELEAMIERADQAGVRLEIVGGMPVWEAFPAIKHQEAVDRIRSTIQSSPLAGSGCGCFHYADIYIQFPDGSLKRPDISIFFRRPDETEHAVTLIPEAVIEVISKGYEAKDMELAPYLYLAQGVKDVVIFDPFTLFVLHARRDGRKNFTSPIKIQFECGCQCEV from the coding sequence ATGACGCCAAAGGAATTGGAAGCGATGATTGAACGAGCTGACCAAGCCGGTGTGCGGTTAGAAATTGTTGGCGGCATGCCGGTGTGGGAAGCGTTTCCAGCGATAAAGCATCAGGAAGCGGTTGATCGTATTCGCAGTACAATCCAGTCTAGTCCGCTTGCAGGTTCTGGGTGTGGTTGTTTTCATTACGCGGATATTTACATTCAGTTTCCTGATGGTTCACTAAAGCGTCCAGACATTTCAATTTTTTTTCGTCGCCCTGATGAAACAGAACATGCTGTCACGCTTATTCCCGAAGCCGTGATCGAAGTCATTAGCAAAGGGTACGAGGCGAAGGATATGGAACTCGCGCCGTACTTGTATCTCGCGCAAGGGGTGAAAGATGTGGTCATATTTGACCCGTTTACGCTGTTCGTGCTCCATGCACGGCGCGATGGAAGGAAAAATTTCACATCGCCGATAAAGATTCAGTTCGAGTGTGGATGTCAGTGCGAGGTGTAA
- a CDS encoding SDR family oxidoreductase, with translation MEINLKGKKAVVTGGNIGIGRAISRALACAGADVAITYFDDDEEAAKTIRAMGCECPYLHLDATNSAEVNQVFAEIANRLGGHIDILVNNAGHLVGRVPVAEMTDEFWRKVIEVNMTTAFFCSRAVIPLMNTGWGRVINMSSLAGHDGGGAGAVAYAAAKAGVAGFTRGLAKEMAAKGVTVNALAPGFIQGTPFHNTFTKPEVQQTIISKIPVGRAGTPDDVANTVLYLASDLASFVTGEVIEINGGVWFA, from the coding sequence ATGGAAATCAATCTCAAGGGAAAAAAAGCAGTTGTCACCGGCGGCAACATTGGCATCGGTCGCGCGATTTCGCGCGCGCTCGCGTGCGCCGGCGCAGATGTCGCGATCACGTACTTTGACGACGACGAAGAAGCGGCGAAAACGATTCGCGCGATGGGTTGTGAGTGTCCGTACTTGCATCTCGACGCGACGAACAGCGCCGAGGTCAACCAGGTCTTTGCGGAAATCGCCAACCGACTTGGCGGACACATTGACATTCTCGTGAACAACGCCGGACACTTGGTCGGTCGTGTGCCGGTCGCGGAGATGACCGACGAGTTTTGGCGCAAGGTGATCGAAGTAAATATGACGACCGCGTTCTTTTGTTCGCGCGCGGTGATTCCGTTGATGAACACGGGCTGGGGACGCGTCATTAACATGTCGTCGCTTGCCGGACACGACGGCGGCGGCGCGGGCGCGGTCGCGTACGCGGCGGCGAAAGCCGGCGTCGCCGGGTTCACGCGCGGTCTCGCGAAAGAAATGGCGGCAAAGGGCGTGACGGTCAACGCGCTCGCCCCAGGTTTCATCCAGGGCACCCCGTTCCACAACACGTTCACCAAACCCGAAGTGCAACAAACGATCATTTCGAAAATTCCGGTCGGACGCGCCGGCACGCCGGACGATGTGGCGAACACTGTTCTCTATCTCGCGTCCGATCTCGCGTCGTTCGTCACCGGCGAGGTGATCGAAATCAACGGCGGTGTGTGGTTTGCGTAA
- a CDS encoding class I SAM-dependent methyltransferase, with amino-acid sequence MPEDQHWWFATRTWSLLNLLDANVSRRDGDVLDIGCGAGNMIHHLARYGRVKGVEVDARPVAMAQQRGYDVRQGDATRGIPFPDASFDLVTALDVIEHVNEDAAIIREASRVLRPGGVLAISTPAFQWLWSYNDVLNGHKHRYTPNELRALVERAGLRVKRLTFGFLLVFPMSAPLILLRNAMGQKQQLESHHFDADAYQVEMEPVAPWLNTILRGVGRIEAALIARFNLPMGTSLMVIAKKE; translated from the coding sequence TTGCCCGAAGATCAACATTGGTGGTTTGCCACGCGCACATGGTCTTTACTGAATTTGCTCGATGCGAACGTATCACGTCGCGATGGCGATGTGCTCGACATCGGTTGCGGCGCAGGAAATATGATTCATCACTTGGCGCGCTACGGACGCGTCAAAGGCGTCGAAGTGGACGCGCGCCCGGTCGCGATGGCGCAACAGCGCGGCTATGATGTTCGTCAGGGCGATGCGACGCGCGGTATTCCATTTCCTGACGCGTCTTTCGATCTTGTCACCGCGCTCGATGTGATCGAACATGTGAACGAAGACGCGGCGATCATTCGCGAGGCGTCGCGCGTTTTGCGACCGGGTGGTGTGCTCGCGATCTCGACGCCGGCGTTTCAATGGCTGTGGAGTTACAACGATGTGCTGAACGGACACAAGCATCGTTACACACCGAACGAATTGCGCGCACTCGTCGAGCGCGCGGGCTTGCGCGTCAAACGCTTGACCTTCGGTTTCTTGCTCGTGTTCCCGATGTCCGCGCCGCTGATTCTGTTGCGAAACGCGATGGGGCAGAAGCAACAACTCGAATCGCATCACTTTGACGCGGACGCGTACCAAGTCGAGATGGAACCGGTCGCACCGTGGCTCAACACGATTCTGCGTGGCGTCGGTCGCATCGAAGCCGCGCTGATCGCGCGATTCAATTTGCCGATGGGCACGTCGTTGATGGTGATCGCGAAAAAGGAGTGA
- a CDS encoding alpha/beta fold hydrolase, whose protein sequence is MRAREYPGSDIVIEETLASGTNYKRYLVSYQSDGLKIFALMTIPDGTKPKTGFPAIVFNHGYIPPSQYKTTERYVAYVDGFARNGYIVFRPDYRGHGESDGIASGGYGSPDYTIDVLNALASVKKYKDADPNRIGMWGHSMGGSITLRAMVTSKEIKAGVIWAGVVASYPDLLNNWNRGGTPAPTPAFPTFARRWRQDLVYQYGSPDQNPQFWDSISPNAFLGDLSGPLQLHHGTADTSVPFAFSEKLFSQVKAAGKPVEFYSYKGDNHNISVNFSQAIQRSIAFFNKYVKG, encoded by the coding sequence ATGCGCGCGCGCGAGTATCCGGGAAGCGATATCGTCATCGAGGAAACGTTAGCGTCGGGCACAAACTATAAACGGTACCTCGTGTCGTACCAATCCGATGGCTTGAAGATTTTCGCATTGATGACGATCCCGGACGGAACGAAACCGAAAACGGGATTTCCGGCAATTGTGTTCAACCACGGTTACATTCCACCGTCGCAGTACAAAACGACCGAGCGTTACGTCGCGTACGTGGATGGATTCGCGCGCAATGGCTACATCGTGTTTCGTCCCGATTATCGCGGGCACGGCGAATCGGATGGCATCGCGAGCGGCGGGTACGGTTCGCCTGACTACACGATTGACGTGCTCAATGCGTTAGCATCCGTCAAGAAATACAAGGACGCGGATCCGAATCGCATCGGCATGTGGGGACACTCGATGGGCGGGAGCATCACACTGCGCGCGATGGTTACGAGCAAAGAGATCAAAGCCGGCGTGATTTGGGCGGGCGTCGTCGCGTCGTACCCCGATTTGCTGAACAATTGGAATCGCGGGGGGACTCCCGCGCCGACGCCGGCATTTCCAACCTTTGCGCGACGTTGGCGACAAGACCTGGTATATCAGTACGGAAGCCCGGACCAAAATCCGCAATTCTGGGATTCGATCTCGCCGAATGCGTTCCTCGGCGATTTGTCGGGACCGCTTCAATTGCACCACGGCACCGCCGACACGAGTGTGCCGTTTGCATTTTCCGAAAAATTATTTAGCCAGGTCAAAGCGGCGGGCAAGCCGGTCGAGTTCTATAGTTACAAGGGCGACAACCACAACATCTCGGTGAATTTTTCGCAAGCGATCCAGCGTTCGATTGCCTTTTTCAACAAGTACGTCAAGGGATGA
- a CDS encoding LacI family DNA-binding transcriptional regulator encodes MASEVTIEDVARLANVSASTVSNLLNGRTERMRPETLDRVQHAIEQLGYSPNRTARYLKTGHIEMIGVIVPSVANPFYGAFARCIEQAALKHGYQILLGNSERDPERERRYAEEMWSHGIRGLITGSSPLALTHLASLVERGLCIVAFDRSEQSSDALTIDSISVDNVRAAQIATQHLISLGHRRIGFLTGPVRTINRLQRLGGYRRALTDAGIAHDPDLIWEKSLASGFGDTEGIELGRQGVTELLGRANRPTALVAINDMYALGAYAGARDLGRRIPDDLSIVGIDDIVLAQVVDPPLTTVRQPLNEMAATAVETIIQRIENKSSDAPQHVTLAPELIVRKSTTKPSM; translated from the coding sequence ATGGCGTCTGAAGTCACTATCGAAGATGTCGCCCGGCTCGCGAATGTTTCTGCGAGCACGGTGTCCAACCTCCTCAACGGTCGCACCGAACGCATGCGCCCCGAAACGCTCGACCGCGTTCAGCACGCGATCGAACAACTGGGCTACTCTCCCAATCGCACCGCGCGCTATTTGAAAACCGGGCACATCGAAATGATCGGCGTCATCGTGCCCTCGGTTGCCAATCCCTTTTACGGCGCGTTCGCGCGTTGCATCGAACAAGCCGCGCTCAAACACGGTTATCAAATTCTCCTCGGCAACAGCGAGCGCGACCCCGAACGCGAACGACGTTACGCGGAAGAGATGTGGAGCCACGGCATTCGCGGACTGATCACCGGCTCGTCGCCGCTCGCGCTGACACACCTCGCGAGTTTGGTCGAGCGCGGACTGTGCATCGTCGCGTTCGACCGTTCAGAACAATCGTCCGACGCGTTGACGATTGACAGCATCAGCGTGGACAATGTGCGCGCCGCGCAGATCGCGACCCAGCATTTGATTTCGCTCGGTCATCGCCGCATCGGCTTCTTGACCGGTCCCGTGCGTACGATCAATCGCTTGCAACGTCTCGGCGGCTATCGCCGCGCGTTGACGGACGCGGGCATCGCGCACGACCCGGATTTGATTTGGGAGAAATCGCTCGCGAGCGGTTTTGGCGATACCGAAGGCATCGAACTAGGTCGGCAGGGGGTGACGGAATTACTGGGTCGCGCAAATCGTCCGACCGCCTTAGTTGCGATCAACGATATGTACGCGCTCGGCGCGTATGCCGGCGCGCGCGACCTGGGTCGGCGCATTCCAGATGATCTTTCGATTGTTGGGATTGACGACATCGTGCTCGCGCAAGTGGTTGATCCTCCGCTGACTACGGTGCGTCAACCGTTGAACGAAATGGCGGCGACCGCGGTCGAGACGATCATCCAGCGTATCGAGAACAAATCGAGCGACGCGCCGCAACACGTCACGCTCGCACCCGAACTCATCGTCCGCAAATCCACCACAAAACCCAGCATGTAA